Genomic window (Chelmon rostratus isolate fCheRos1 chromosome 15, fCheRos1.pri, whole genome shotgun sequence):
CTGGTGACTGATGGTCCTGCTGAGGCGAGGCACCAACACATTACAGCTACAGTCAGCTTGGCAGGAACACGGAAATATGGGAAATGGTGCAGTGCCGCTGTGTGTTGTTCCTGTGTCACTGAGAGCTGTAGGTAAGTAGAAATTTAAgcttttgtgaaatgaaaatatcCAAGCTCAAGTCAGAAATCATTAATGGAAATATTCACTATTGTCAATTGCAGATGTAATATCCCTTTAACTATGCAATCAGTCATTAGTCTATAAACTAGGCAACACACAGGCAAATAATTGTGTAGTACATGAGAGTTACAGAGGAGACACAACTTTGAAATGCAACCAAAGGAAAACAGGAGATGTGAACTGATTTGCAGGTCAGTTATATGTTTATTCAGCTTGTTGCCGGCTGTTACAGGTACATCGAGCGTAATGGTGCAGACTGAATTAGTTTCACAGATGTAAAGCACCATTTAGATTTAAAACCAGCAGACGAACAACAAGGGGCTCCTGCAGTTATctttcagtttcatcatttaGCTTTGAATGAActcacagaacagaaacaaaattgaATGCAGATAGGCTGCGAGACACACTGCATGAATATTAAGAGAAACCAGTAACAATTAGTCTTCCACAGCATTTACATGTCCAGACGGTTATGCAGGAAAAGACACAGTTTTATTAGAAATTAGAAATTTAAACAACCGGCCAAATAGAAACACCCAAACTCACTCTGGTCTTTAAACCAACCAAAACTTGTAGTTGTGTGGATGTAAATGCAGAGGAAGAATcattaaaaaggacaaaaatggGTTTTTAATATAGTGAAAAGAAATTGTTAAGGTTACTGGTTCACTGACTACTACTACAGAACCAGGGGTGCAGGACAATGCATAATCGATTGGTAGAGCTCCCAGTCAATAATGCTGCAGGTTTCTTGCATCAGTTAAAACACAGATGAAGTCCAAGCATCAGGAGAGAAAATGCGTTTTTGTCCTCCTTCACAAACAATTGGTCAAATGTTTGCACAATGAGGGTTCAGATGAGTCGAATAGCGACCCTGCTGCTTGGACCTTAACGTGTGACAGAAAGGAACTCAGCCAAAACAATATTGCTGTCCGATATAGCTATGTAACTAATGCAGTGCAGCCACTCTGCATTTTACAGTTTGCCATCTTCTTGATGTGTGGTGTCAGAACGTGTGTAGAAGAAGGGGGACTTCTGGTGGACCTCTTGTTTAGCACAAGGGCGCATCTGTCTTGAGAACGATGAGCTTTGGTTTGCCGTTTGGTTTTGGGAGGAGTAAAGGAAGGAGTACTTTTTGGGGGAAAGATGGCAGAGGGGAGAAAGTAAGagaaatgagggagagagaggggtggtgTTCAGGTCAGGGCAGGAATGACGGGTGTGAAGAATTCAGGTTTTTGCCAGGCTGGTGGCATTTGGGTTTTAGTTTAGGGCGGGAAGGGATGGATAAGCCAGTCGAATCTCTTCCCCCTCCAGAAGTTTTCTGAAAAGATAAAGCAAACGGATTCTCTTTActgtgtatttgtttgcatACAACATAATTTCTGTAGGTCAAGtgagattaaaaataaaataaacaaggtCTTTTAAAACATTTGGCCTCAGAGAAAGTAATGacatcagaaatgtttgttcagtgtccAGTATTGGTGGAGAAGCCAGATCTCACCTGTACGCAGCTATTTCAATGTCAAGGGCCATCTTCACATTGAGAAGGTCTTGGTACTCTCTCAGATAGCGCGCCATCTCTTGCTTAGCGTCAGTGATATCCCGCTCCAGCTCACTTATCCTCACCTATGaatgcaaaaaaaccccaaaaaacatgGTCATTCATTATCAAACATCGCAATTAGTGATGCTTGacacaaaaagataaaaccagaatcaggTTGTTATTGCTTGAAGAGATTTACGTCAGAATTGATTGCAAAGTAGTAAATTAAGAAATACACTTTTTTGAAATCCTTgatcattttttgtgtgtagctATGATGTGCTCTCTCCGTTTAATTAGACAGTAACCTTGCAGATTTTCACCTCTGCTGTGAGTCTGCCATCATTTCCTGCTGAGCACTACAGTATGGGGAGGgtgtagctgctgcagagaatATATTTACATCTTGTCGCAAAATGAAGCATGGCTtcttcctgctgtttctctACTTTCTACGCATagagtgcttttttttgttctgggTGGTGTCTGTTGATATAACTTCTTATTCCTGTGTCCAACCTTGAGGCCAAGGCCCTTTACACACCATCTTCTcgtcttttttgtctcttttcctttcacATCTGTTGGGAGCAGAAACGCTcttaaaaaatatttgaaaaagatTTCTTCTGATCTGAGAGCACAATACTTCTCAAGTCATGGGCAGATAACCAGACCAGGCACCACATATTAGTTCCCCTACTGGGTGAATGTTCATGCAAATCAGGACCTAAATATCCCTTATTCACCTGATACTTTGCCACCTCTTTGGCCTGCGTCTCCTCCAGATCCTCCAGTTGCTTATTTAGGGAGTCGATGACGTTCCGGAGAGCTTCGATCTCCGAGGAGCGGGACTGAAGCAGCCTCCGGTACTCCATGGTCTCCTCCCGGATGGCGTGCACGGCCTCGTTGTTTTTGCTGGCCATCTCCGCCACACTTGCGAACTTGCTCTTGTACCAGTCCTCGGCGGCCTGCATGTTCTTGTTTGCCAGCCGCTCGTACTGCGCCCGGATGTCTCGCAGGGCGGTGGAGAGGTCGGGCCGGGACACCTCCACATCCACGCTGATGTTAGCCACCTGCAGCTGggcctgcagctctgcctgctcCTCTGCAAAGACTTTCTTCAGGAACACCATCTCATCACACAGAGAGACCACAGTGGCCTCGGCATCACAGTTGGAGAGCACGGCCCTGCTGGCCTCCTCCCTGGCCCTCTGCAGGGCCTCCTCAGCATCCATACGTCgcctcatctcctcctcataGCGCTCCTTCATCTGCTCATACACATCACGCAGGTAGTCTCTCTCCGCCTCCATCCGCATCTTTTCCCCGTTCTCCGAGTCTATCATGGCCCTCAAACTCCGCGCCTGGCCCTCATAGAGCATCTGCAGACGGGACGGGTCGTTCTGCCGCCTCCTCAGCGCCTCCAGCTCGGCCAGCAGGGCTCGGTTCTGCAGCTCCAGGTTCCTCACCTTCTCGATATAGGTGGCGAAGCGGTCATTCAGGTCCACTAGCTGCTCCCTCTCCTGGGAGCGCAGgcccagcagctctgtgttgaGGGAGCTGGCCTGGGCCAGGTCCATCCGCTCAGACCCATCTGGCAGGGAAGAGGAGGCCAGCCTCAGGATCCTCTTCCCAGACGGAGGAGCTcgaggagaagagaagagggaggaagacatGGAGGATTTGGTGGTGGATTGGGCGCCTCTGTAGCTGTCCCAAGGGCGGCGGTAGGAGAGGTAGGAATCGTAGCTCATGATGAATTTTTTGttgtggatttttttgtttgtttaagaaAAGGATATGGATGTTTTTAGTTTCAGAAGGTTTTTTATGTCCCCCTTGTTCTGCACACCATCGGTGAGGATGAGCGAGCGTTTTTGCACTGCACCAGCTCAGTGATGCTGCAGATCCCTGGCTTTTATAGAGTGAGGCTGcccacccccctccaccacaGAGAAACATCAGTGCTGTCAGCATGCACCAGGCCAATagcagactgctgcagtgaggagagaggagattgGTTTTCAGGCTCACTCTCAGCCATGGCAGGTGGAGTTGATGTGGTAGAGCaggttttcttttaatctgCCCTAAAAAATGGCATTGCAATTGCAGTTACTCTCATTATTCTGTGCATTTCTGGAGGCACATTTCACTCTACTTTATGCCTTCAATGCAGGCTGAGATGCAGCTCTCAATCAATGAACACATCCACATCAGTAAAGTGAAAAAAACTGGGGCAAACCTTGTGAAAATGACTTGAAACAAAGTCTTTTCCACAACCCAGTTAGAGAGATCAATACATAGTGCATAAAGACAGAGCAACGGGCCATATACGTTAAGAGCCAGGCACTATAAGGTTTTAATGTAGAAGACAATAAATTAATTACCATGAAGACTGCTTGGTACTTAAATAGACTGATGTGATTGAAACCTGCTAAGTGTTTTATCTGAATGATGATCGAATAATGCCACATTAGCCCGTCAAAACCCTTTACTGCTAACTGAACATTACACAGACTGCTGATGCTTTACTTTATTACCTTTTTACTTTGCATATATTCCAAAAGCAGTATTTTCTTCTatgcacttttctttttatctcctctattcatttttttgcctttctttttctACTCCTTTGCAATGCCCTGAATACTGCAATTGTTCCTTGAGTATCTTCAGACGCATCTATTTGATC
Coding sequences:
- the si:dkey-33c12.3 gene encoding neurofilament light polypeptide, with translation MSYDSYLSYRRPWDSYRGAQSTTKSSMSSSLFSSPRAPPSGKRILRLASSSLPDGSERMDLAQASSLNTELLGLRSQEREQLVDLNDRFATYIEKVRNLELQNRALLAELEALRRRQNDPSRLQMLYEGQARSLRAMIDSENGEKMRMEAERDYLRDVYEQMKERYEEEMRRRMDAEEALQRAREEASRAVLSNCDAEATVVSLCDEMVFLKKVFAEEQAELQAQLQVANISVDVEVSRPDLSTALRDIRAQYERLANKNMQAAEDWYKSKFASVAEMASKNNEAVHAIREETMEYRRLLQSRSSEIEALRNVIDSLNKQLEDLEETQAKEVAKYQVRISELERDITDAKQEMARYLREYQDLLNVKMALDIEIAAYRKLLEGEEIRLAYPSLPALN